CCTTTTTCATTAAATAGATTATATATTTCATTTCCCATTTTTCCATTTCGTCCAATAATTCCATATTTCATATTATCATCAACTCCTCAAATAAATTATCAATAATCTTTTTCCCTAACTCACTTATTGGAACTAAAGGTAATCTTAAAATGTTTTTACAATAACCTAATTTTGATACTGCATATTTTATAGGAATAGGATTAACTTCTATAAACAGATTTCTCATTAAAGTATTATATTTATTATTAATTTCTTGAGCTTTTGTATAATCATTATTTAAAATGGCATGGGTTAAATCTCTCATTTGTTTTGGTAAAACATTTGAAAAAACTGATATAACACCATCACCGCCTAATGCCATTAATGGCAAAGCTTGATCATCGTTTCCTGAATAAATTTTCATATTTTTTGGTTTTTTGGCTATTAATTCTGCAATTTGAGAAATGTTTCCACTAGCTTCTTTTATACCAACAACATTTTCATTTTTTTCATAAATTTCAATAGATGTATCTGGTAATATATTACCTCCAGTTCTAGAAGGTACATTATATAATATTATAGGAAGATCTGTTCTTTGAGCTATATATGAAAAATATTCCACTAAACCTTTTTGTGTAGATTTATTATAGTAGGGACTAACTATAAGTAATCCATTTGCACCAGATTTTTCTGCTAATTTGTTATTTTGTAAAACATGTTCTGGATTATTAGAACCAGTCCCCACAATTACTGGTACTTTATTATTTGTTATTTCTACAACAGTAGAAACTATTTTTTCTCTATCTTTTTCATTAATAGTAGGAGCTTCTCCAGTAGTTCCCAATACTATTAACGCATCTACAAATTTTAATTGAAAATCTACAAACTTCTCTAATGCATCGTAGTCAACATTATAATCTTCTTTAAATGGAGTAATTATCGCAGTACCAACCCCTTTAAACATAAATATCCCCTCCTTGTATTGTTGAAAAATAATCATCTAATGTTTGTGCTCTTCTTATCATTTTAATATCTTTTCCATCATATATATATTCTGCAGATCTTAATTTACCGTTATAATTAAATCCCATAGAATGTCCATGTGCCCCAACATCATGAATAATCAATATATCCCCTTCTTCTAATTCAGGCAATTCTCTATCTATTGCAAACTTATCATTATTTTCACATAATGATCCCACAACATCATATTTTTTATTTTTTCCCTCTTTTCCTAAAACGGTTATATGATGATATGCTTTGTACATTCCTGGTCTCATTAAATTAGCCATACTAGCATCTACTCCTACATATGTCTTATAACTTTCTTTAATATGCAAAACTTTAGTAATTAAGTATCCATGTGATCCTGTAATATATCTTCCATTTTCTGTAAAAATTTTCGGTTTAAATTCTATAAAATATTTTTCATATAATTCTCTTATTTCATTTCCCAATTTATCTATATCTAATTCTTTATCTTCCGGTTTATATGGAATACCAAAACCTCCTCCTATATCAATAAATTCAAATTCTATGTTCAATATATCTGATATTCTTTTTACAGTTCTAAAAATAATTTCTGTATTTTTTTCTATCAAATCTTCTTCTAATGTATTCGATACAAGCATTGAATGAAATCCAAACCTTTTTACACCTAACTCTTTCATTTTTTTATAGCCTTCAATTATGTTATCAAATGGCATTCCAAATTTAGAATTTAATGGATCTCCTATTATATCAGTACCATATGATTCTTTAGGAATATATCTAATAGACGCGATTTTTGGAATACCAATTTTTTTGACAAATTTATTTATATGTCCAATATCATCAAAATTTATTATCGCACCTAAATCATATGCTTTTTTATACTCTTTTAAAGGTGTATTATTTGAAGTAAATAAAATATTTTCTCCAATAATATTTACCATTTCAGATAAATATAATTCAACTAATGAACTACAATCCATTCCACAATTATTTTTTCCTAAAATTTTTAAAATATATGGAGTAGGCGTTGCTTTCACAGCAAAATACTCTTTAAAATCACACCAAAAAAATGCACTTTGTAATTTTTTTAATGATTTTAATATTCCTTTTTCATCATATATATAAAATGGTGTATTATCTAATAATCTAATAATCTCTTTTTCAAAAGGAAATTTTTTCATCTTATCACCTTAATTCATAATGTTTTAGCAATATTCTTACAGCATTAGTTGCAGCTCCTACCCTAACATTATCAGCCACAACCCATATCAAAAAAGTCTTTTCATCCATTTGCCTAAGTCTTGAAACATATGTTATATCTGTATCAGCAACATTAAGAGGTGTTATCAAATTATCTGTATATACAACATTCTCTACAGATGATAATAATTCTCTTATTTTTTTAATATCTGCTTCTTTTTTTGTTCTAAAAATTATACTTTCTGAATGACCATATAACACAGGTACCCTTACAGCTGTTGGATAAACTTTTATTTTATAATCATTAAATATCTTCCTAGTTTCATTTACCATTTTCATTTCTTCTTCTGTAAACCCATTTTTTAAAACTTGGCCAATTACAGGTATAACATTATTATTAATTATTTCTGGAAAATGATATATATTATTTATTCCATTTTGTTGATCTAATAACTCTTTTATTCCTTTGTTACCAGCTCCAGATACAGCTTGATAAGTACTTACAAATATTTCTGATATTCCTAATTTTTTTTCAATATCTCTTAAAGCCAATACCATTTGAATGGTTGAACAATTAGGATTAGCAATAATTCCTTTATATCCTTTTAAAATTTTTCCATTAATTTCTGGAACTACTAAAG
This DNA window, taken from Marinitoga sp. 38H-ov, encodes the following:
- the dapA gene encoding 4-hydroxy-tetrahydrodipicolinate synthase, with translation MFKGVGTAIITPFKEDYNVDYDALEKFVDFQLKFVDALIVLGTTGEAPTINEKDREKIVSTVVEITNNKVPVIVGTGSNNPEHVLQNNKLAEKSGANGLLIVSPYYNKSTQKGLVEYFSYIAQRTDLPIILYNVPSRTGGNILPDTSIEIYEKNENVVGIKEASGNISQIAELIAKKPKNMKIYSGNDDQALPLMALGGDGVISVFSNVLPKQMRDLTHAILNNDYTKAQEINNKYNTLMRNLFIEVNPIPIKYAVSKLGYCKNILRLPLVPISELGKKIIDNLFEELMII
- a CDS encoding aspartate-semialdehyde dehydrogenase, with translation MKIGIVGATGEVGRTMIRVLEEKNLEINELKLFASKKSEGKKMKFKDKYYFVEELTEEKMEEKYDYILFSAGSEISKKYAQIANESGNVVIDNSSAFRMEKNIPLVVPEINGKILKGYKGIIANPNCSTIQMVLALRDIEKKLGISEIFVSTYQAVSGAGNKGIKELLDQQNGINNIYHFPEIINNNVIPVIGQVLKNGFTEEEMKMVNETRKIFNDYKIKVYPTAVRVPVLYGHSESIIFRTKKEADIKKIRELLSSVENVVYTDNLITPLNVADTDITYVSRLRQMDEKTFLIWVVADNVRVGAATNAVRILLKHYELR
- a CDS encoding diaminopimelate decarboxylase; this encodes MKKFPFEKEIIRLLDNTPFYIYDEKGILKSLKKLQSAFFWCDFKEYFAVKATPTPYILKILGKNNCGMDCSSLVELYLSEMVNIIGENILFTSNNTPLKEYKKAYDLGAIINFDDIGHINKFVKKIGIPKIASIRYIPKESYGTDIIGDPLNSKFGMPFDNIIEGYKKMKELGVKRFGFHSMLVSNTLEEDLIEKNTEIIFRTVKRISDILNIEFEFIDIGGGFGIPYKPEDKELDIDKLGNEIRELYEKYFIEFKPKIFTENGRYITGSHGYLITKVLHIKESYKTYVGVDASMANLMRPGMYKAYHHITVLGKEGKNKKYDVVGSLCENNDKFAIDRELPELEEGDILIIHDVGAHGHSMGFNYNGKLRSAEYIYDGKDIKMIRRAQTLDDYFSTIQGGDIYV